Part of the Bdellovibrio bacteriovorus genome, CGGGGCTATTTTCAGTTTGGAAAAAAGTTGATCAATAAAATCCACCGGGTGCGTTTCTTGAAAAAGCTGTGCTACCAACGGTCTTATTTCCTCAGAGCTTTGCTTGCACGTTAAAAAGTCCTCGCCACAGCTGGTTTTTGCAAAACTATACAGGCCTTCATGAATTAGCAGGGCGACTCTTTGTTGTGACGCCATTTTTTGCCAAAGCTTTTCATTGATGTAGACGTTTTCATAGATTCTGACCGCCAAAGCGACGAAGCCCGGCTCGACATTATCAACAAAAATTTTTTCGTCAGAGGAAAAGGTGAATTTCATGCGGTTTAAAGAAGAAATCAGAACGGCACCTAAGCCGGGTGTTACTTTTTCAGCGTCTGAAAACTTTTGAACTAAAAGCGGGGCTTCTGTAGCGAAGGTGCCAAAAAGAGGGGATTGGGCCCACCGACTTTGGATGGCAGGAACAACGTCCGATCCGAACCAAGGTGTTTTATGGATACCCATTTCATAAAGATCGCGCAGGTAAATTTCATCATGAACCAAGACACCATCACCATTATTTCCCACGCGAACGAAAAAAGCCTGGGCTCCCTGGCAAAGGGTGATGAAGATAAGAATATAATAAATGATTCTCATGGGGGTCTCCTCTGCGACGGACGGCGATCTTGTAAATTTTTAATAAGCTAGAAGCAACCTAAAATAGCTTTTTGGAAAATATGTTTTTTAAGTTCGCTCTCGGTGGTCAATCCCATTGCACAGAAAATGGTCCAATACCTTGATTGACACTCGAGGTCTCTAATAGTTTTGGGCTGGGGAAGATTATAAATGGGATGGAATGAGAACTTTATAGCGCTTCTAGAAGAAGAGTTTAAAAAACTCAAAGCCCGTAATTCTCGCATCTCCATGAGGGGGTTTGCGCGCATCCTAGGGGTGTCGGCAAGCACCGTGTTTAGAGTCATGTCAGGAGACTTACAGGTTTCATCGGAAAGAGCCCTGCAGATGGTGTCCAAGCTAAACGTAGAGCCGGATAGGCTTAATGATCTTATATTTCTTATGAATCATCCCTATAAGATTACGAAATCTGATAAGGTCACTGATAATCATAGATTTGTTTTTAGGGGCAGCAAGAACGAGTTTGAACTGTACCGAAATGAATTATATGGGCTTTTAATGAGATTGAAAATTCAATCGGTGGCGTCGGCCCAAGATGCCGATTTTGAACTGAAGATTGACCTGCTGGATCCTGAATAAAACGGTGACGCGAAGTTGCGATTTACATTTTTTCCCAGGTTTATCAGGAAGTTGAATGCGACTCTGCCTGAAGGTAAAAGGTTGATATGACGCCTTGGAGAGAAGATTTTGTAAATCTCCTTAGAGACTACTACAAAAAGCAAAAATCTAAAAATACCAGATATAGCATCCGGGCTTTGGCGCGTGATTTAGGCGTTGCACACGGTCCCTTAGCCGGAATTCTTAAAGGCACACAGTCCTGGAAGTTTTCCGCGAACTGGGCCGCCGCGATCTTAGAACAAATGAAAATTACGGGTGAGGCACGCAATCGAATGCTTTCTCGTATGGGGCTAAGACCTGTTCTTAAATCTCGTAGTATAATTAAGGCGGAAAGTTTGTTGATGATGCATTGGGCTTATTGGCCGGTGTTGTGCTTTTTTGAACTTGTTGAAAAACCCTCAATTTTACTCATGGCTCGAAAGCTGCAAATTCCAGAAACGGAAGTGCAGGCTATCGTCAAGGATCTGGTAAGTCGTAAATTTTTAAAAAAAACAGGTCCAGGGCAATACCGGGTGGATACTGAAAATGTAGTCTTGGAAGATGATCTTCCGCACGTAGCGTTCCGAGATATTCATCGTGATCACTTAAAAATTGCCGAAAAAGCTTTGAACGCCATCCCTGCCGGAGAGCGCGAATTCCAGACGCTCACCGTCTCGGGAAGCTTAAGCTCAGTCGAAGAAGTTAAGCAAGAGATTCGGGCGTTTGTCGAACGAATTGGTCATCTCCTTTCTCGAGAACAAGAAAATAATGAAGTGTTTCGATTGTCCGTGCAGCTTTTCCCGTTTGATTTTTCTAAGTCTCAAAAACAGTAAGCCTCTTTGTTCATTGCATACCTAAGATAAGCAGAAGTTTTCTCGACCATCTATTCATGGCCCGGTCCTTCTTTTACAATTTAAGAACTGGAGTCTTAAATGGGTGAAAAGGTCTTGGTCGTAAAAGCAACTGGACTTAAAAACAAAGAAGAGAA contains:
- a CDS encoding helix-turn-helix domain-containing protein produces the protein MGWNENFIALLEEEFKKLKARNSRISMRGFARILGVSASTVFRVMSGDLQVSSERALQMVSKLNVEPDRLNDLIFLMNHPYKITKSDKVTDNHRFVFRGSKNEFELYRNELYGLLMRLKIQSVASAQDADFELKIDLLDPE
- a CDS encoding TIGR02147 family protein → MTPWREDFVNLLRDYYKKQKSKNTRYSIRALARDLGVAHGPLAGILKGTQSWKFSANWAAAILEQMKITGEARNRMLSRMGLRPVLKSRSIIKAESLLMMHWAYWPVLCFFELVEKPSILLMARKLQIPETEVQAIVKDLVSRKFLKKTGPGQYRVDTENVVLEDDLPHVAFRDIHRDHLKIAEKALNAIPAGEREFQTLTVSGSLSSVEEVKQEIRAFVERIGHLLSREQENNEVFRLSVQLFPFDFSKSQKQ